From the genome of Liolophura sinensis isolate JHLJ2023 chromosome 5, CUHK_Ljap_v2, whole genome shotgun sequence:
AGACTTAGTTGCAAATCCAGTAACCTGTAATAATGTCCTCTCTATTAATGCTTGTACTACATTCTGAAAAACTGGGCATTGATTTGCCATGTTTTGGGCTATACATGTCcctggtgtgtgtgtgataagCCTTCATACCTAGTTTGACCTCTTTCTCTGACGGCCCGGGCACGTGAGCCAAATGATGCGGAGGCTTCATGCTGAGGCGCTCGTGCTGTGTTTTCTGCAGGTTCTGGATGAGCTCAGCCGTGTTGTCAAGCTTCTGCTGAGTCTCCTggattttcttctccttcatcTCTTTCTCTGTCAGGGAAGAAACATGAGACATGAGACATATGGACTGTAAGGGAAGAAACATGAGACATGAGACATATGGTCTGTCAGGGAAGAGACATGAGACATATGGGCTGTCAGGGAAGAAACATGAGACATATGGGCTGTCAGGGAAGAGACATGAGACATATGGTCTGTCAGGGAAGAAAAAGTTTGATgtgagacaccagacatatggTCTGTcaggaagaaaaaaagtttgatgtgagacaccagacatatggACTGTCAGGGAAGAAACATGAGACATGAGACATATGGTCTGTCAGGGAAGAAAAAGTTTGATgtgagacaccagacatatggTCTGTCAGGAAGAAAAAGTTTGATgtgagacaccagacatatggACTGTCAGGGAAGAGACATGAGACATAAGACATATGGGCTGTCAGGGAAGAAAATGCTAGACGTGAGACACCAGGCATATGGTCTGTCAGGGAAAAAACATGAGACATGAGACATATGGTCTGTCAGGAAGAAAAAGTTTGATgtgagacaccagacatatggTCTGTCAGGGAAGAAACATGAGACATGAGACAAATGGTCTGTCAGGGAAGAAACATGAGACATGAGACATATGGTCTGTCAGGAAGAAAAAGTTTGATGTGAGACACCAGACAAATGGTCTGTCAGGAAGAAAACGCTAGATgtgagacaccagacatatggACTGTCAGGGAAGAAACATGAGACACGAGACATATGGTCTGTCAGGAAGAAAGCTTTAGATgtgagacaccagacatataTACTGTCAGGGAGAAAATGCTAGACGTGAGGCACCAGACATATGGTCTGTCAGGAAGAAAATGCTAGACGTGAGACACCAGGCATATGGTCTGTCAGGAAGAAAACGCTAGATgtgagacaccagacatatagACTGTCAGGGAGAAAACGTTAGATgtgagacaccagacatatggTCTGTCAGGGAGAAAACGCTAGATGTGAGGCACCAGACATATAGACTGTCAGGGAGAAAATGTTAGATgtgagacaccagacatatggTCTGTCAGGAAAAAAATGCTAGATGTGAGACACCAGGCATATGGTCTGTCAGGAAGAAAACGCTAGATGTGAGGCACCAGGCATTGGGTCTGTCAGGGAGAAAACTTGATTCATGAGACAAATGGTCTGTCAAGAAGAAAACGCTAGATGTGAGACACCAGGCAAATGGTCTGTCAGGAAGAAAATGCTAGATGTGAGACACCAGGCATATAGACAGTCAGGGAGAAAACGCTAGATGTGAGGCAACAGACATATAGACTACCAGGAAGAAAACGTTCGATGTGAGGCACCAGACATATAGACTGTCAGGGAGAAAACGCTAGATGTGAGGCACCAGACATATAGTCTACCAGGAAAAAAACGCTAGATGTGAGGCACCAGACATATGGTCTGTCAGGAAGAAAATGCTAGATGTGAGACACCAGGCATATGGTCTGTCAGGGAGAAAACGCTAGATgtgagacaccagacatatagACTGTCAGGAAGAAAATGCTAGATGTGAGGCACCAGGCATATAGACGGTCAGGGAGAAAACGCTAGATGTGAGGCAACAGACATATAGACTACCAGGAAGAAAACGTTCGATGTGAGGCACCAGACATAAGGTCTGTCAGGGAGAAAACTTGATTCATGAGACAAATGGTCTGTCAAGAAGAAAACGCTAGATGTGAGACACCAGGCATATGGTCTGTCAGGAAGAAAATGCTAGATgtgagacaccagacatatagACTGTCAGGGAGAAACTTGATACATGAGACAAATTGTCTGTCAGAAAGAAAACGCTAGATGTGAGGCACCAGACATAGGGTATGTCAGGAAGAAAACGTTAGATGTGAGACACCAGACAAATGGTCTGTCAGGGAGAAAATTTGATACATGAGACAAATTGTCTGTcaggaagaaaacatgaaacatgagAGAAATGGCCTGTCAGgaaaaaaatgtcagatttgtgtCAGGGAGGAAATTTGACACATGAGACACAAGACAAGTGGTCTGAAGACAGAAAATACCAGACGTGAGATAAAAAGGTCTGTGAGGGTGAAAACATGAGGCACAAATGAGACACAAGATAATGGTTTATCTGGGAGAAAATATGAGAAAGGAGACAAATGGCTGGTTTGAGAAAAATGTGAGACATGAAACAAAAGTTCTGTCAGAGGGAAAAACATGAGACACAAGACAAATGATCTGTCACAGAGGAACTGTGAGACATGAGACACAGGACAAGTGATCTGTTTCAGAGGAACTGTGAGACATGAGACACAAGACAAATGATCTGTCACAGAGGAACCGTGAGACATGAGACACAGGACAAGTGATCTGTCACACAGGAACTGTGAGACATGAGACACAGGACAAATGATCTGTCACAGAGGAACTGTGAGACATGAGACACAGGACAAATGATCTGTCACACAGGAACCGTGAGACATGAGACACAGGACAAATGATCTGTCACACAGGAACCATGAGACATGAGACACAGGACAAATGATCTGTCACAGGGGAGACACAGGACAAATGATCTGTCACAGAGGAACCGTGAGACATGAGACACAGGACAAATGGTTTGTTGTGCATGATACATACAGTCAAACACATTTTCAGGGGAAACAACCTGACATGAGTCTAAATCCATGTGCCTTGTGTAGTTTTCCTTTTGGACAGTAACAATAAACATGCTGGTAACATTCACAGTTCATACATGCCTGGCAATGATCATCTGGGTGACAAGGATACTCACCAAAGGTGTCCAGGAAGGAGACATCCACGCCCATCTGTGCCAAAGATCTGACTGAGTTAATGTCCACTGTCTCTGGTTTAGCCGTTGGAGACTTGGAGCCCTGGGGATAGGGACAAAAGATCAGCTTAGAATAGACAACAGGGTCAGCTGGATTTTGGATGCGGACATCACCATGAGAAAGCTGCAGAGGGTCgtggttttcccgggctctgcccagttccctccTGGTCAATgccacataagtgaaatattcttgggtatggcataagacaccactcaaataaataaataaccacgACAAGGAAGGCAAATTCCTGCAAGTTCATACAAAAGACATTTACATCTAGTCGTATCTTCCGTGTATTTGCAGTAAATACCTaatccttttttctttttgctcaggtaaaatacagaaaatacaatGATTAATGGGCAAGTGAAAACAGGCTGatattgtgttttatcagaCTTCTGCAGATCACCCAAAAACCCCACTGTTGGACAGAATGATCATGTAGAGATAAACTGTCCATTATTACATAGTAATCataataagaataataatatacatatacaaaccaTATATATGGCACGGGTtgacgtatatatacatgtattaaagtccTCATCTTTATACAACAGAGAATATGGTAAAAACCTGTATACGATAATTCCTCACCCTTTTCGCTTATgaaggagcaactttcagcaccatttatgcacatttatgcataatttgtttttgttgacaaaactacattggttagattggttGAATTTCATGGGGTGACAGcaaatattttatcagtctaaacAGAACATCGGCTGCAGAATACGCTTGAAACAACACCTGGCAAATATGCTaaagggttgaagaatgacagtatcACATGGGTAACACACAGACACAGATCACTGAGAAACAAGACATCAAACCTTggactttttctttttcttgtctgATTTATCCTGACCCTCAGCCTTCTCTGTACCATCTTTTGCATTCTGTTAATATGAAAAAATGATCAGTGTATAAATGAAGGTATTAACACAGTTAGAAAAAGCTTCCCTAATAGATCTGAGCATTTCAAAGTCTGGCTGCGCAACAGCCCTCTGTACAAATTTATTCTGATCCAGACTTGGGATGCCACGGAATTTAAGGAACTGAAAGTAAATTGGTAACTGGCGACATAAGCAGACAAAGGTACCTGTACGGGAAGTCCACTTAGATCACTTGCCTTCTATTAAACAAGATGGCACACATAGACAGTAAACCCACTTTGGTGGTGGAAATCTTTGTGTCAAAGAAAGGAGAAACTGCCAAAGACTAGTGGATTTACACCAGTTATTCCCCTTTCCTCTTTGTATACCACTGACGGCTGCAGTAGACATGTTTTAACGAAAACgctaaaatgaaagacaaatcagtaaaaactgttccagaaaATAGTACGATTTTATGTCTATTTAGAACTTTTCCGACCAAGTAAAATACTTTTGAAACATGGGATTGTGAGTTGATATGTTGGGACCCAGTGGgcatcaatgatgtcacatccatatttatggcttaaaacactTGGCTTCAAGGTCCATTGCGAGAATGTATTCATAGCTCAATTTTGAAAGTCTAGTAAGTCTGTGTGTTAAAAAACAGACACTGTCATGTCACTGGTCATGATATGAACACAACAGGCCACCACAGAATAGCTCAATTTTGAAAGTCTAGTAAGTCTGTGTGTTAAAAAACAGACACTGATGTCATGTCACTGGTCATGATCTGAACACAACAGGCCACCACAGAATAGCTCAATTTTGAAAGTCTAGTAAGTCTGTGTGTTAAAAAACAGACACTGTCATGTCACTGGTCATGATCTGAACACAACAGAATAGCTCAATTTTGAAAGTCTAGTAAGTCTGTGTGTTAAAAAACAGACACTGATGTCATGTCACTGGTCATGATCTGAACACAACAGAATAGCTCAATTTTGAAAGTCTAGTAAGTCTGTGTGTTAAAAAACAGACACTGATGTCATGTCATGATATGTTCATGATATGAACGCAACAGGCCACTATAGAATCcaatgtttcaaatgcatttaagTCATtgtaaaaaattctaaactTAGAACTGATAGCAAGGCTActaaagagctcgcctgtatcAGACATGTGAATGCAAAACTTGGactcaatgcataaagaactgaaatcgtgaatttggtaattcgctgtaatttatatgtacacatcgaATCTGTGCTGGAATATTCTCCTAATGCaattgtgctctacatatgtgcaaacACTGAGCTCAACATCTGCAGTGCTTTTTTAGATGTCAccttaatattttgtttaacattgctttctttaTTATTGGACGCCGGCGCCGACTTTCAGGGTACAATGTAAGCTACACCTGTACTTTACACACAGATGGAACTATTTCCATAGACATGGTCTTCCATTTGCCATACATACAGACTTCATGTGAATGTTTTCTTGGTctttattgtgaaatattcttgacaataTGGTGTtagacatcaaataaatataagttcTCACCTGGTCTAAAGTCCTCTGAGTCTTCATATGTTCACCTTTGGTCAGGTTGTCTAAAATCTCATCCACCATTTTGACAGCAAAACTTCCAGCATTCTCCACAAAGTTTAGCACACTAAAGGGACAAAGCcatgaacaaaatataaaactttctGTTCAGTTGAAgctaacaatacatgtacgtggaaagAACATCACCAATGACACATATGCCTTTCAAAATAAGCTCTCTACTGCATGAAACATGGAAGCCACCAGATAGAGTTATATGTACAGCATGCAGGTTCACATCACTGATGGACAGAGCAACTGTCATGCTCTTCATACCTGTTAGGTAAACATGTTTTAGTCTGATACATCATAAATAATACACCCTCAATGTACATTAATTAATTCTTTCAAaacttattttgaaaaaaacttcAGTGTTTTAACGCAGACCACAAAATTCTCTTCTTCACCTTGCACATGACAAGCCACTTACTGATACGAGACCAGGTTCAAAAGCTATACCTAAGATCAGGCACAGAAACCTACAACAGGTGTTATCATCTTGGCTATACTGTCACCACTGTATTTCAGATGATGTTATAAGTTATCCGCATCTTGAGATGGGTTCATGGGGATTTGAACCCTCGGCACCGCAGGTATAAATCCGCACATACCCTTCTCCACACCTGGATAATGATTCTGACCcaacaatatttatcaaatagaaagccattcatgtatacatgtatgcagagcCGAACTAAGAGAAATCCTGCAAGCTGCGTCGACTGCAGACAGCTCTATGGATTGCACTGTCACAAAGCCAAATGACGTCCCCCTGTGCAGTATTTCAACAGACCTGGGGATAATGAAGCAATCctagacaaaattttaatcattaaatttggtatattCCTGTCCGttattttagttgaaatttgttGTGCAATAACACACCCAAAACTTATGTTGTCAAGCATTATCTTGACCTTGTTACATTAGaagtaacaattttaaagtgatttaaaattttgacttaagtctaataTCGTTTCATAATCCCGGGGCCTGGCCTGCTGCGCAGCATTTAAATTTAGTGTCACACAGAAAAATGAACCTCGTTGTGGGCCTGGCCTGCAGCTGTGAGAAGTGTATGTCAACATCTGAACTCTCCAGATCAGCCCAGGGCAATTGAGAATCACCACTGGTTTAGGGACATCATGTTATGTAGGGTTCTTGTAGCAGTCACCTTTCCCCAGCTGAGGAGGTAGTGTGTGGTTTTAGACATACCTTCTGGCATATTGCACTCCTGTGTCATCCCCATACGTAGACAGCAGCAAGTCTGATTCCTCTTTGGTAACATTGGCAAAGGACGAGTCGTAGGTCGGGGCGAAGGAACTGAAGGGCCCATAATTTAAGTAactcactgaaaaaaaaatgacataagtGTAAGAAGAACAACAAATGCTGCACAGGCTGCCAATATGCTCTTGTTACAGGTGAGAATGACACATCTGGTAATCTAGACCCTGTGTTACTGGTGAGAATGACACACATGGTAATCTAGACTCCGTGTTACTGGTGAGAATGACACACATGGTAAGCTACACTCTGTGTTACAGATGAGAATGACACACCTAGTAATCTAGACTGTGTTACAGGTGAGAATGACACACATGGTAATCTAGACTCTGTGTTACAGGTGAGAATGACACACCTAATAATCTAGACTCTGTGTTACAGGTGAGAATGACACACCTGGTAATCTAGACCCAGTGTTACTGGTGAGAATGACACACATGGCAATCTAGAGTCTGTGTTACTGGTGAGAATGACACCTAGTAATCTAGACTCTATGTTACAGGTGAGAATGACACACCTAATAATCTAGAACCAGTGTTACAGGTGAGAATGACACACATGGTAATCTAGACTCCGTGTTACTGGTGAGAATGACACACCTGGTAATCTAGACTTCGTGTTACAGGTGAGAATGACACACCTGGTAATCTAGACTTCGTGTTACTGGTGAGAATGACACATATGGTAATCCATACTCCGTGGTACAGGTGAGAATGACACACATGGTAAGCTACACTCTGTGTTACAGATGAGAATGACACACCTAGTAATCTAGACTGTGTTACAGGTGAGAATGACACACCTGGTAATCTAGACTCTGTGTTACAGGTGAGAATGACACACCTGGTAATCTAGACCCGGTGTTACAGGTGAGAATGACACACCTAATAATCTAGACCCAGTGTTACAGGTGAGAATGACACATCTAATAATCTAGACCCAGTGTTACAGGTGAGAATGACACACCTGGTAATCTAGACCCAGTGTTACATGTGAGAATGACACATCTAATAATCTAGACTGTGTTACAGGTGAGAATGATACACCTAATAATCTAAACTCTATGTTACAGGTGAGAATGACACACCTAATAATCTAGACCCAGTGTTACAGGTGAGAATGACACACCTAATAATCTAGACCCAGTGTTACAGGTGAGAATGACATGCCTAATAGTCTAGACTCTGTGTTACAGGAGAGAATGACACATCTAATAATCTAGACTCTGTGTTACAGGTGAGAATGACACACCTGGTAATCTAGACCCAGTGTTACTGGTGAGAATGACACACATGGCAATCTAGAGTCTGTGTTACTGGTGAGAATGACACCTAGTAATCTAGACTCTATGTTACAGGTGAGAATGACACACCTAATAATCTAGAACCAGTGTTACAGGTGAGAATGACACACATGGTAATCTAGACTCCGTGTTACTGGTGAGAATGACACACATGGTAATCTAGACTTCGTGTTACTGGTGAGAATGACACACATGGTAATCTAGACTCCGTGTTACTGGTGAGAATGACACATATGGTAATCTAGACTTCGTGTTACTGGTGAGAATGACACACATGGTAATCTAGACTTCGTGTTACTGGTGAGAATGACACATATGGTAATCCATACTCCGTGGTACAGGTGAGAATGACACACATGGTAAGCTACACTCTGTGTTACAGATGAGAATGACACACCTAGTAATCTAGACTGTGTTACAGGTGAGAATGACACACCTGGTAATCTAGACTCTGTGTTACAGGTGAGAATGACACACCTGGTAATCTAGACCCAGTGTTACAGATGAGAATGACACACCTAATAATCTAGACCCAGTGTTACAGGTGAGAATGACACACCTAATAATCTAGACCCAGTGTTACAGGTGAGAATGACACACCTGGTAATCTACACCCAGTGTTACATGTGAGAATGACACATCTAATAATCTAGACCCAGTGTTACAGGTGAGAATGACACACCTAATAATCTAAACTCTATGTTACAGGTGAGAATGACACACCTAATAATCTAGACCCAGTGTTACAGGTGAGAATGACACACCTGGTAATCTAGACCCAGTGTTACAGGTGAGAATGACATGCCTAATAGTCTAGACCCAGTGTTACAGGTGAGAATGACACACCTAATAATCTAGACCCAGTGTTACAGGTGAGAATGACACACCTAATAATCAAGACCCAGTGTTACAGGTGAGAATGACACACCTAATAATCTAGACCCAGTGTTACAGATGAGAATGATCTAGATCTAGTGTTACAGGTGAGAATAACCCTACCTGGCACAACCTTGTTCCTCTTGTCCTCCTTGAAGCCGGCCATACTTCCTGTCCCAGAGGTCAGCTTCCCCATCAACATGCCCAGGCTGACAATACGTTCCGTCTCGCTCACTACACACAAAACAGTgaatatattcaacatttcaatcaaaactgatgacaaaatatTAGTCTTCGTGataaagttgtacatgtaggttctgaataattaaatgtttaccAAAGTATAAGCTATGCCAAAAGCTGTAGGAGGAGTCAGGACACAGACTCCTGGAGCAAACTACCAGCCTCGACACTGACCTGACTACTTGTGGCAAGCATGTCTGtatgcaacatacatgtaaggaaTAGCTCAGTTAGAATTCCTAACCGTCAGCAGTTTACCAGGGGCgtaatggtttcctccactaacAAGACTGccatcatacaaatgaaaatattcatgagtatatTTCGGagtacaatcaaataaataaataattaaataagcaaataaagaTTTACACCATGCTAATTTGAATGTCCACAAATCACAAACATTACTGTGTACAGTCTGAGCCTTACCTATGCCATCGTTATCGGGGTTAAGGATGTTGAATGTTGTGCTTCCATCATCCCTCCTCCGTAAAAAGCCAAACTGCAACAGATACCAAGAAACTGATATATAAGCCTCAAAGAGCAAACTGTGACTTGGATATCAATACAATGTCAAGTTTTAAGTATCTGAACTAACATGTTTGGAGCAGTCTCTAATTCTGTTCTTCATTACTCTGGTACAGTGTGTGCCTCAAGCCTTGTCCCACGGTTTTATTTGTCAACCCTTGTTCACTTATCACTAATCTTGTAAGCAATGTAAACTCTTATTTTCTCCAGGAACCACCATTTTGATTCCATTCCCATGACATATATGTCATCGCTGATTGATTAAGATTGATATGCTTCAAACCTAATGCCACAcatttaaactgttgttttacaggcacaATATGTCTTTTTCTCATGTCctaggagggtataaaaataaaacttaaaaatattcTAGTTTATCAAAAATGTGGACTGCTGCAGCActtttttcctgttgaagacgtATTTCCATGATTGGAGAACTCACCAAAGTAAAGAtgggataaaataaaaatgtaaattttcattttttaaattttatttccatttagaactttcctgtaaaacacaaaataaaacaggtGTCATGTAAATATCAAGTTTATGTTACTATCGCTACTGCTGGCTATGCCGTGACCCATGTACCTTACTGTCAGGCTGCCTGAGGGTGAGTCTATCTGTCGCACCCTTAGCTGCTATCTGAGCCTGCTCTAGGATCTCCTCAGGGGTAAGGTTGTCAGGAATCGCCTCAAATTTGCTGTACAAACACAAAGAATGGCTGGGTGAGCACAGGGACATGCAGGTGCATACAGAGTGACAGTGTTGATCAGTGGGGCAATAGGAGGTCAGGAGCCTTTTAGCAATGTGGCTGCTCTAAGTTCAAGCCCATCTAATGCCTTTTCGGTCATACTTTCTGGCAGGGTCTGGCAGCAAGCTGGAgagggtcgtgggttacccTGGAGATCTGCCCAGTATTCTACCACTTGGGTGCAgtctataaatgaaatagtcttcAGTATagtataaaataccaatcaaacaaatatacattgtGAGCAGACTGACAAATACACTTACAGCTAAACCTTTGCTACTTAACCCTTATCCCAAAACAAAAATCCCTGCACAATTGAGGAAAGTATGTGAAacctttttttacattttatacgtGTTGATGCCTCAACAATTTCATTATTATCACTGAGCCAACATACAACTATGAGCCTTATAGGTCCTACTTTTGTTTaggttttttcttcttctcgcGGGCCAGTGCTCTCTCCCTCTCAGCTGCTTTTTCAGCAGCCATGTCAACTGCGATGGTGAGCTCTTCCCCAGCCTGGTCCAGGCCCAGCTCTTCCAAGGTGATGTTGGCCATAAAGCTTAGGCTTCTTTTGTAAAACAAGAGCTTTTCCTGTCATCAACAGAATATAAAGCATGGAGTCATCAACAGAAAACAAGGCATGGAGTCATCAACAGAAAACAGAGTGGACTCATTAACAGAAAACAGTGGAGTCATCAGCAGAAAACAGTGGAGTCATCAACAGAAAACAAGGAGTGGAGTcatcaacagaaaataaagcatggAGTCATCAACAGAAAACAAGGAGAGGCGTCATCAACAAAAAACAAGGCATGGGGCCATCAACAGAAAACAAGGCATGGGGCCATCAACACAAAACAAGGCATGGGGCCATCAACACAAAACAAGGCACGAAGCCATCAACACAAAACAAGGCACGAAGCCATCAACAGAAAACAAGGCACACAGCCATCAACAGAAAACAAGGCACGCAGCCATCAACAGAAAACAAGGCACACAGCCATCAACAGAAAACAAGGCACGCAGCCATCAACAGAAAACAAGGCACGCAGCCATCAACAGAAAACAAGGCACACAGCCATCAACAGAAAACAAGGCACGCAGCCATCAACAGAAAACAAGTCATTGGGCatcaacacaaaacagaaatggAGAGATCTACAACAATTCTGGCTACCACACTAGTTCTTATGGATTATATTTACAGATtgtgatacatatatgtaacacaaatatgcaaattgcattttaatcatttaatttaaaGTTAATGTTTTTCTCCTCTCTGGTGCTCACTCCACACAacccatataaacatgaacATGATTCACAAGAGAGGGACAAAAGATAACAACATATGGCTTTTACTGAAGAATCTTACCCAAGACATAGGACATgctgattgattgaatgattgatagACTGGTCTTTAATGACGTAATCTGAACTTACTCATTTGTACAACGGCCTTTATGGATGTAGGAGATCATAGATCTGACATCAGGGCAGAAGGAGTGGTACAATGTACGTGGGGCTGTGTTAGGGTCTTCctgctacatatatgtaaaactgtgcataatACTTACCTAATGACGGCCTTTATGGATGGACAAAATTGTACATCTGACATCAGGGGAGAAGTGGTACAATGTACGTGGGGCTGTGTTAGGATCTTCctgctacatatatgtaaaactgtgcataatACTTACCTAATGACGGCCTTTATGGATGGTCAAAATTGTACATCTGACATCAGGGGAGAAGTGGTACAATGTACGTGGGGCTGTGTTAGGGTCTTACtgctatatatatgtaaaactgtgTATAATACTTACCTAATGACGGCCTTTATGGATGGACAAAATTGTACATCTGACATCAGGGGAGAAGTGGTACAATGTACGTGGGGCTGTGTTAGGATCTTCctgctacatatatgtaaaactgtgcataatACTTACCTAATGACGGCCTTTATGGATGGTCAAAATTGTACATCTGACATCAGGGGAGAAGTGGTACAATGTACGTGGGGCTGTGTTAGGGTCTTACtgctatatatatgtaaaactgtgTATAATACTTACCTAATGACGGCCTTTATGGATGGTCAAAATTGTACATCTGACATCAGGGGAGAAgtggtacaatgtacatggggCTGTGTTAGGGTCTTCCGGCTAAACATATGTAAAACTGTGTATAATACTTACCTAATGACAGCCTTTATGGATGTGGGAAATCATACATCTGACATCAGGGCAGAAGGAGTGGTACAATGTACGTGGGGCTGTGTTAGGGTCTTActgctacatatatgtaaaactgtgcataatACTTACCTAATGACGGCCTTTGTGGATGGACAAAATTGTACATCTGACATCAGGGGAGAAGTGGTACAATGTACGTGGGGCTGTGTT
Proteins encoded in this window:
- the LOC135465636 gene encoding bromodomain-containing protein 7-like translates to MEEEVEKKGREPRACTIRDDEPSVLKMCLDYLHKQLLRKDVHGIFAYPVNDLIAPGYSSIIQYPMDFSTMGLKLEDEDYNSVAEYKRDFVLMCNNAMTYNQPETIFYKEAKRLLQSGSRILSKEKLLFYKRSLSFMANITLEELGLDQAGEELTIAVDMAAEKAAERERALAREKKKKPKQNKFEAIPDNLTPEEILEQAQIAAKGATDRLTLRQPDSKFGFLRRRDDGSTTFNILNPDNDGIVSETERIVSLGMLMGKLTSGTGSMAGFKEDKRNKVVPVSYLNYGPFSSFAPTYDSSFANVTKEESDLLLSTYGDDTGVQYARSVLNFVENAGSFAVKMVDEILDNLTKGEHMKTQRTLDQNAKDGTEKAEGQDKSDKKKKKSKGSKSPTAKPETVDINSVRSLAQMGVDVSFLDTFEKEMKEKKIQETQQKLDNTAELIQNLQKTQHERLSMKPPHHLAHVPGPSEKEVKLADKVCQELKELAKEVAPGAISSVKSIRQAMGVSLSPVVGAGGEDGGDAHSQAPTQLSHDDAVTADIDRELQEFLEQGPGLKVCESPSLEKDMDITDSPLAQVPLS